One Deltaproteobacteria bacterium genomic window, GGCGTCGTCGCCGCGCCGGAGTGCATCTCGCGCCGTCTGAAATCCGAACGCCCGCCGCGCATGCGCGCGTCGACTGTGTTGGCAGCGCGGCCGCGCGGCGCGGCGCCTCGGCCACCGCGCCACCGGCCCCGCTGCGCCCCCGCATGGACCGCTCGCCGTCCGCCGCCCACCGCGGTGCGTCGCTTGCGCCCGGAGGCGACCGCCGGCAGACTCGCGCCGTGCCCACGCCGAACCTCGCGCTGCTGTCCGCCGTCGTGCTCGTCGCGTTCACGGCCGAGGCAACGGCTGGCTTCGGCTCCACGGTGCTGTCGCTCACCCTCGGCTCGCTGTTCGCACCGATCCCGGTGCTGTTGCCGATCGTCGTGCCGCTCAACGTCGGCCTGACCGTGTACCTCGTCGCGCGCCACGCCCACCACGTGGCGTGGCGCCTGCTGTGGATGCGCGTGCTGCCGTTGATGGCCGCGGGCGGCGCGATCGGCTACGCCGTCGGTCGCGGCCTCGACGCCGCGGCGCTGCGCCGCGTGCTCGGCGCGCTCGTCGTCGCGGTGTCGGCGCGCGAGCTGTGGCGGCTCGCGCGCCCGGGCGCGCCGCCGCGACCGCTGCCGCCCGCCGCGACGGCCGCGTGCATCGGCGCGGCGGGCGTCGTGCACGGCATGCTCGCGACCGGCGGCCCGCTGCTC contains:
- a CDS encoding sulfite exporter TauE/SafE family protein — its product is MDRSPSAAHRGASLAPGGDRRQTRAVPTPNLALLSAVVLVAFTAEATAGFGSTVLSLTLGSLFAPIPVLLPIVVPLNVGLTVYLVARHAHHVAWRLLWMRVLPLMAAGGAIGYAVGRGLDAAALRRVLGALVVAVSARELWRLARPGAPPRPLPPAATAACIGAAGVVHGMLATGGPLLVYALGRADLSKGALRSTLAVLWLVLNAALLAAFIADGRLGGAQLRAVAALVPALAVAIALGERVHRRIPERPFRAVVFGLLLVAGGLSLA